In bacterium, the following are encoded in one genomic region:
- the hybB gene encoding Ni/Fe-hydrogenase cytochrome b subunit — MNAVLTAVRHEIDGMNWKRKAAWVVVIFLLLQGLFLTGKRFIFGLGAVTNLTDEFPWGMWISFDVVGGVALAAGGFTLCFLVYVIGYHKFHDIVRPTVLTAFLGYVLVAVGLLYDLGKYYNVWHPMIMWNPHSVMFEVAWCVMLYLTVLFLEFVPVVLEKFKLVKPLKTLQKFTIPLVIAGVLLSTLHQSSLGSVFLIVPEKLHPLWYTPILPLLFFLSAVVVGPAMVIVESELSARVFRRGLELNILSELAKYLQVALFVYVGLKIQDFFVRKVVDQVFTMHYESLFMLLELGLLVGAMVILAFPKMRTNSRGLFWAGSLVVIGILLNRFNVSWIGMQRGSGATYMPALSEIGVSLFLVTAGALVFYFVCRFFPIFPAISEEDTERIESLKSRKEKRLSAQVVK; from the coding sequence ATGAACGCAGTCCTCACCGCAGTGCGCCATGAAATCGATGGCATGAATTGGAAGCGGAAAGCGGCTTGGGTCGTTGTCATTTTCTTGCTGCTGCAAGGTCTGTTTTTGACCGGAAAACGGTTCATTTTTGGACTTGGAGCAGTTACGAACCTAACGGATGAATTTCCATGGGGGATGTGGATCAGTTTCGATGTGGTCGGTGGGGTCGCACTTGCCGCCGGTGGATTCACACTCTGCTTTCTTGTATATGTCATTGGTTACCATAAGTTTCACGACATTGTACGTCCGACCGTGCTCACTGCATTTTTGGGGTATGTCTTAGTTGCAGTGGGATTGTTATACGACCTTGGTAAGTACTACAATGTCTGGCACCCGATGATCATGTGGAATCCACATTCGGTGATGTTTGAAGTTGCCTGGTGTGTTATGCTTTACCTAACGGTGCTGTTTCTGGAATTTGTTCCGGTGGTGTTGGAAAAATTCAAGTTAGTGAAACCGCTCAAAACGCTGCAGAAGTTCACGATTCCATTAGTTATTGCCGGGGTGTTGCTCTCGACACTGCATCAATCCTCATTAGGTTCCGTCTTTTTAATCGTTCCTGAAAAGCTGCATCCACTTTGGTACACGCCGATTCTACCGCTGTTGTTCTTTTTGTCTGCAGTGGTGGTGGGACCAGCGATGGTCATCGTCGAGTCGGAGTTGAGCGCCCGGGTATTTCGACGCGGATTGGAACTTAACATACTTAGCGAATTGGCGAAGTATCTGCAGGTAGCGCTATTCGTTTACGTCGGATTAAAAATTCAAGATTTTTTCGTTCGGAAAGTGGTCGATCAAGTTTTCACGATGCACTACGAGAGCCTGTTCATGTTGCTCGAATTGGGGTTGCTTGTCGGGGCAATGGTTATTCTCGCATTTCCAAAAATGCGAACGAACTCGCGCGGGCTGTTCTGGGCTGGTTCCTTGGTTGTTATCGGCATTTTGCTTAACCGGTTCAATGTAAGCTGGATCGGCATGCAGCGAGGTTCCGGTGCTACGTATATGCCTGCCCTGAGTGAAATTGGCGTATCGCTGTTCTTAGTAACTGCGGGAGCATTAGTGTTTTATTTCGTCTGCCGATTCTTCCCGATCTTTCCGGCTATTTCGGAAGAGGACACTGAACGAATCGAATCGCTTAAAAGCCGCAAAGAAAAGCGGCTAAGCGCTCAAGTAGTCAAATAA